The following coding sequences are from one Novosphingobium sp. KACC 22771 window:
- a CDS encoding quinone-dependent dihydroorotate dehydrogenase → MTYALIRKALFRLDAETAHGMALAALKYLPIAGAPVAPGGPLTSTVAGLTFPTPIGMAAGFDKDGEVPDALLGLGFGFAEVGSITPLPQSGNPKPRLFRLEEDRAVINRMGFNNGGADAAERRLRARLTRGGIVGINIGANKDATDRIADYAYGARVFAPLASYLAVNVSSPNTPGLRALQDESALTELLDGVIAARDETGHRPPVFLKVAPDLEPADIEAIARIAISRRLGALIVSNTTISRPPLHSRHAGETGGLSGAPLRDLAQQRMVDFRRATGGQIPLIGVGGIANADDAYARIRAGASLVQLYSAMVYEGHAIAAKIGAGLARLLAADGFAHVGEAVGVDVPL, encoded by the coding sequence ATGACCTATGCCCTGATCCGCAAAGCCCTGTTCCGTCTGGATGCCGAAACCGCCCATGGGATGGCGCTGGCCGCGCTGAAATACCTGCCCATCGCGGGTGCGCCTGTCGCGCCCGGCGGGCCTTTGACCAGTACCGTGGCGGGGCTCACCTTTCCAACGCCCATCGGCATGGCGGCCGGTTTTGACAAGGATGGCGAAGTGCCCGACGCGCTGCTCGGCCTCGGCTTCGGCTTTGCCGAGGTCGGCTCGATCACGCCCTTGCCGCAATCGGGCAATCCCAAGCCGCGCCTGTTCCGGCTGGAGGAAGACCGCGCCGTTATCAACCGCATGGGCTTTAACAATGGCGGGGCCGATGCGGCCGAGCGGCGCCTTCGCGCAAGGCTGACGCGCGGCGGGATCGTGGGCATCAACATCGGCGCCAACAAGGACGCCACCGACCGCATCGCCGATTATGCCTATGGCGCGCGCGTGTTCGCCCCGCTCGCCTCCTATCTGGCGGTCAATGTGTCCAGCCCCAACACGCCGGGCCTGCGCGCGCTGCAGGACGAATCGGCGTTGACCGAATTGCTCGACGGGGTAATTGCCGCACGTGATGAAACCGGCCATCGCCCGCCGGTCTTCCTGAAAGTCGCGCCTGATCTGGAGCCTGCCGATATCGAGGCCATCGCCCGCATCGCCATCTCGCGCCGCCTTGGCGCTCTCATCGTCAGCAACACCACGATCAGCCGCCCGCCGCTGCACAGCCGCCACGCGGGCGAAACCGGCGGCCTTTCTGGCGCGCCCTTACGCGATCTGGCCCAGCAGCGCATGGTCGATTTCCGCCGCGCCACTGGGGGGCAGATTCCCCTGATCGGCGTGGGCGGCATTGCCAATGCCGATGACGCCTATGCCCGCATCCGCGCCGGGGCCTCTTTGGTCCAGCTCTATTCCGCCATGGTCTATGAAGGCCACGCCATTGCAGCCAAGATCGGGGCCGGTCTGGCCCGCCTGCTGGCGGCCGACGGCTTTGCCCATGTGGGCGAGGCCGTCGGGGTCGATGTCCCGCTCTGA
- a CDS encoding AMP-dependent synthetase/ligase, which translates to MRIADIESSPNLVALFLARADLLAERPFLHAKTAEGWQAITWAEAARRVVLLAENLVRLGYRRGERIMLVSENRPEWCIADLAIMAAGCITVPAYTTNTERDHLHILENSGSRGVIVSTAKLAKPLLPAVMRSGQANHLIAIEPLGMAQASTVEYHDWAAMLEGDAAAARDAVEERMRRIERTDTACIIYTSGTGGAPRGVMQHHGAILHNVAGAAHVIVEDFGWDPTGAQSEVFLSFLPLSHAYEHSAGQFFPIGLGGQIWYAEGLDKLGSNIEEVRPTIMVVVPRLFEVLRTRIMKQVEKQGKLAAGLLESAVALAARRGAGKGKLLDWPLDKVLEKLLRPKIRARFGGRVKALVSGGAPLNPEIGLFFQGVGLTLLQGYGQTESGPIASVNRPKTGIKMDTVGTPLHATEVRIAQDGEILLRGELVMHGYWRNEAETARVLKDGWLHTGDIGHIDAAGRIVITDRKKDMIVNDKGDNISPQKLEGMLTLQPEIAQAMVFGDKRPYMVGLIVPDAEWSREWAVVNGHHGADVRALQELPSFRGAIREAVDRVNRDLSVIEKVRQFTFADEPFAIDNEEMTPSLKIRRHKLKERYGARLEGLYKG; encoded by the coding sequence TTGCGTATCGCTGATATTGAATCCAGCCCCAATCTGGTCGCGTTGTTTCTGGCGCGGGCCGATCTGCTGGCAGAGCGCCCGTTTCTGCATGCCAAGACTGCCGAGGGCTGGCAGGCGATCACCTGGGCCGAGGCGGCGCGGCGGGTGGTTCTGCTGGCCGAAAATCTGGTGCGGCTGGGCTATCGGCGCGGCGAGCGGATCATGCTGGTGTCCGAAAACCGGCCCGAATGGTGCATTGCCGATCTGGCCATCATGGCGGCGGGCTGCATCACCGTCCCGGCCTATACGACCAACACCGAGCGCGACCATCTGCATATTCTGGAAAATTCCGGATCGCGGGGCGTTATCGTTTCGACCGCGAAACTGGCCAAGCCGCTGCTGCCCGCGGTCATGCGTTCGGGTCAGGCCAACCATCTGATCGCTATCGAACCGCTGGGCATGGCGCAGGCCAGCACGGTGGAATATCACGATTGGGCCGCCATGCTGGAGGGCGATGCGGCGGCCGCGCGCGATGCGGTCGAGGAGCGGATGCGCCGGATCGAGCGCACTGACACGGCCTGTATCATCTATACCAGCGGCACCGGCGGCGCGCCGCGCGGGGTGATGCAGCATCATGGCGCGATCCTGCATAATGTGGCGGGCGCGGCCCATGTCATCGTCGAGGATTTCGGCTGGGATCCCACCGGCGCCCAATCCGAGGTGTTCCTCAGCTTCCTGCCGCTCAGCCATGCCTATGAGCATTCGGCGGGGCAATTCTTCCCCATCGGCCTTGGCGGCCAGATCTGGTACGCCGAAGGGCTGGACAAGCTGGGCAGCAATATCGAGGAGGTGCGCCCGACGATCATGGTCGTGGTGCCGCGCTTGTTCGAGGTGCTGCGCACGCGGATCATGAAGCAGGTGGAAAAGCAGGGCAAGCTGGCCGCAGGACTGCTGGAGAGCGCGGTGGCGCTGGCGGCGCGGCGCGGGGCGGGCAAGGGCAAGCTGCTCGACTGGCCGCTGGACAAGGTTCTGGAAAAGCTGCTGCGGCCCAAGATCCGCGCGCGTTTCGGCGGGCGGGTCAAGGCGCTGGTGTCGGGCGGGGCGCCGCTCAATCCGGAAATCGGCCTGTTTTTCCAAGGCGTTGGGCTGACGCTGCTGCAAGGCTATGGTCAGACCGAAAGCGGCCCCATCGCCAGCGTCAACCGCCCCAAAACCGGCATCAAGATGGACACCGTGGGCACGCCGCTGCACGCCACCGAGGTACGCATCGCGCAGGATGGCGAAATCCTGCTGCGCGGCGAACTGGTCATGCACGGCTATTGGCGTAACGAGGCCGAGACGGCCCGCGTGTTGAAAGACGGCTGGCTGCACACCGGCGACATCGGCCATATCGATGCGGCGGGGCGGATTGTCATCACCGACCGCAAAAAGGACATGATCGTCAATGACAAGGGCGACAACATCTCGCCCCAGAAGCTGGAAGGCATGTTGACCCTCCAGCCCGAAATCGCGCAGGCGATGGTCTTTGGCGACAAGCGGCCCTATATGGTCGGGCTGATCGTGCCCGATGCCGAATGGTCGCGTGAATGGGCGGTGGTCAATGGGCACCACGGCGCCGACGTCCGCGCGCTTCAGGAACTGCCCAGTTTTCGCGGCGCGATCCGCGAGGCGGTGGACCGGGTGAACCGTGATCTCTCCGTCATCGAAAAGGTCCGCCAGTTTACCTTTGCCGATGAACCCTTTGCCATCGACAATGAGGAAATGACGCCTTCGCTGAAAATCCGTCGGCATAAGCTGAAGGAGCGGTATGGGGCGCGGTTGGAAGGGTTGTATAAGGGGTAA
- a CDS encoding M23 family metallopeptidase codes for MVALRISAKFLLGALAAVVAQPALANSAANADIAAPLRAAQAAPISQDNGDQNFRQLFSSWRSMEGTGNKLVNATIGNNNGGVAGIVNRAISIPSRSPLEGLRMTSDFGMRSHPVLGGMRMHKGIDLSSPVGTPVYATADGVISRADWFSSYGLFISIEHGGDVQTRYGHLSRLNVADGQMVHKGDLIGFVGTTGRSTGPHLHYEVRVDGVAVNPVPYLQGEGNPQLALASVPHHDKSDEDGE; via the coding sequence GTGGTCGCGCTTCGTATTTCTGCCAAGTTTCTGCTCGGTGCCCTTGCTGCTGTCGTCGCCCAGCCCGCGCTGGCCAACAGTGCCGCCAACGCCGATATCGCCGCTCCGCTTCGCGCCGCCCAGGCTGCGCCGATCTCGCAAGACAACGGCGATCAGAACTTCCGCCAGCTGTTTTCGTCCTGGCGCTCGATGGAAGGCACCGGCAACAAGCTGGTTAACGCCACCATCGGCAACAACAATGGCGGCGTGGCCGGCATCGTGAACCGCGCCATCTCGATCCCCTCGCGCTCGCCCCTCGAAGGCCTGCGCATGACCAGCGATTTCGGCATGCGCAGCCACCCCGTTCTGGGCGGCATGCGGATGCACAAGGGCATCGACCTGTCGAGCCCGGTCGGCACCCCCGTCTATGCCACCGCCGATGGCGTCATCAGCCGCGCCGACTGGTTCAGCTCGTATGGCCTGTTCATCTCGATCGAACATGGCGGCGATGTCCAGACCCGCTATGGCCACCTCTCGCGCCTGAACGTGGCCGATGGCCAGATGGTGCACAAGGGCGACCTGATCGGCTTTGTCGGCACCACCGGCCGCTCGACCGGCCCCCACCTGCATTATGAAGTCCGCGTCGATGGCGTGGCCGTCAACCCGGTTCCCTACCTGCAAGGTGAAGGCAACCCGCAATTGGCGCTTGCTTCTGTCCCGCATCACGATAAGAGTGATGAAGACGGCGAATAA
- a CDS encoding ferritin-like domain-containing protein has protein sequence MQSLSESIRTVLLTADPREKAMATRKLVRDWRLGRLAWDFGATMPDRPARPEKPELLPPNRMPKRGRGGSQRARIALWHSLAHIEFVAIDLALDMAGRFGAERGRDFVDDFLIVAADEAMHYAIIARHLARMGAAYGDLPAHDGLWQSAEATAHDVAARLAIVPMVLEARGLDVTPATLERVRASGDEAGARILQRILADEIRHVRYGCDHFAKVGQELGDSAEDLWQELVTRYFRGAVKPPFNDSARQSAGLSRKAYEALASRA, from the coding sequence ATGCAATCCCTCTCCGAATCCATCCGCACCGTCCTGCTGACCGCCGACCCGCGCGAAAAGGCGATGGCCACGCGCAAGCTGGTGCGCGACTGGCGGCTGGGCAGGCTGGCGTGGGATTTTGGCGCGACGATGCCCGACCGGCCCGCGCGCCCGGAAAAGCCCGAATTGTTGCCCCCCAACCGGATGCCCAAGCGCGGACGCGGAGGATCGCAGCGGGCGCGCATCGCGCTGTGGCATTCGCTGGCGCATATCGAATTTGTCGCGATCGATCTGGCGCTGGACATGGCCGGGCGGTTTGGAGCGGAGCGCGGGCGTGATTTCGTCGATGATTTCCTGATCGTGGCCGCCGATGAGGCGATGCATTATGCCATCATCGCGCGGCATCTGGCGCGCATGGGCGCGGCCTATGGCGATCTGCCCGCGCATGACGGGTTGTGGCAATCGGCCGAGGCCACCGCGCATGATGTGGCGGCGCGTCTGGCGATTGTGCCGATGGTGCTGGAGGCGCGGGGGCTGGACGTGACACCGGCCACATTGGAGCGCGTGCGGGCCAGCGGCGATGAGGCGGGAGCGCGCATTCTGCAAAGGATTCTGGCCGATGAAATCCGCCATGTCCGCTATGGCTGCGACCATTTCGCCAAAGTGGGACAAGAGCTCGGTGATTCTGCCGAGGATCTCTGGCAGGAACTGGTTACGCGTTATTTCCGGGGCGCCGTTAAGCCACCGTTCAACGACTCAGCGCGCCAGTCTGCCGGTCTGTCGCGCAAGGCTTATGAGGCGCTTGCCAGCCGCGCCTGA
- a CDS encoding peroxiredoxin produces MSTFPAVGDKIPDIAMTAPDGSTVKPSDFAGRRLVIFFYPKDDTPGCTTENIDFSSLAGEFAAAGAALLGVSKDPPKKHAKFIEKHGLTAPLASDAEEGGLSDALGVWKEKSMYGRTYMGMERSTYLVGADGVIERIWEKVKVKGHAQEVLGVVKG; encoded by the coding sequence ATGAGCACCTTTCCCGCCGTGGGCGACAAGATCCCCGACATCGCCATGACCGCCCCCGACGGCAGCACAGTCAAGCCCTCCGATTTTGCCGGGCGGCGGCTGGTGATTTTCTTCTATCCCAAGGATGACACCCCCGGCTGCACCACGGAAAACATCGACTTTTCCAGTTTGGCGGGCGAGTTTGCGGCTGCCGGGGCGGCACTGCTGGGCGTGTCCAAAGATCCGCCGAAAAAGCATGCCAAGTTCATCGAGAAGCATGGGCTGACCGCCCCCCTCGCCTCGGACGCCGAGGAAGGCGGCCTGTCGGACGCGCTGGGCGTTTGGAAGGAAAAGTCGATGTATGGCCGCACCTATATGGGCATGGAGCGTAGCACCTATCTGGTTGGCGCCGATGGTGTGATCGAGCGGATCTGGGAAAAGGTGAAGGTCAAGGGGCACGCGCAGGAGGTGCTGGGCGTGGTTAAGGGGTGA
- a CDS encoding bifunctional [glutamine synthetase] adenylyltransferase/[glutamine synthetase]-adenylyl-L-tyrosine phosphorylase, which yields MTDWQSALARAEAHSPFLSRAMGRLPDLVAVLASGDGEAALAHARRAGEGVPDLGVALRREKLALALALGVGDLAGAFDLARVTGELSDLADRAVDAAIAHGIRSRAPDAPAVGFTALALGKHGARELNYSSDIDPILIYDPATLPRRARDEPEEAALHVARTVLRLVSQADGEGYVFRVDLRLRPASEISPLALPIEAALTHYESSALAWERAAFIRARAAAGDVAMGEHFLHAIRPFVWRKSLDFGAIAEIGRLTRRIRAHHGKVEAIGPGFDVKRGRGGIREVEFFAQVHQLIHGGRKPALRLRGTRATLDALAAEGLIDPADAVMLGESYDRLRQIEHRLQQVSDLQTHKLPRDMEGIDNVAALDGLPNGAALIEELEAITSRVGARYDRLIAASAGEGTSVAVPNQHDGDDLAAELEQLGFAKPAELAGRIQGWRSGGVRCLRSGAALAALDAVQPALLAALAAAPEPDRAMIRWEQMIARLPSAVNLFRLLEARPGLLEVLVRVLSLAPPLADALARRADLLDALIDASAFALPGSVEDLAHEFGATEAGDDYQRLLDRVRRQVGEKRFALGVQLIEGAQDPLDISAGLCRVAEAAIKVLARATIAEFEATHGRIPGGELVILGLGRLGGGMLTHASDLDLVYLFTGDFAAESDGRRPLGATLYFNRLAQRVSAALSVPTAEGALYEVDTRLRPQGTQGPLAVGFESFARYQREEAWTWEHMALIRARVLFGSEAARAELGAIIGGVLGAERDKAKVTVEVQEMRDKMAQHKAPKGVLDVKLLRGGLVDAEFIAHALQLRDHAGVRPDMAGALGELAGAGLIAGDVPGAFDLLSRVLVAARLLAPDGAMPDAAPCASLAKTCGFGDWNAMTTAMEGARATIARQWTATFGQQLETQA from the coding sequence ATGACTGACTGGCAATCGGCTCTGGCGCGGGCCGAGGCGCATTCGCCCTTTTTGTCGCGGGCGATGGGGCGTTTGCCCGATCTGGTGGCGGTGCTGGCCTCGGGCGATGGAGAGGCCGCGCTGGCCCATGCGCGCCGCGCGGGCGAAGGGGTGCCCGACCTTGGCGTGGCGCTGCGGCGCGAGAAACTGGCGCTGGCGCTGGCCTTGGGCGTGGGCGATCTGGCCGGGGCGTTTGATCTGGCGCGGGTGACGGGCGAATTGTCCGATCTGGCCGACCGGGCGGTGGATGCCGCCATCGCCCATGGCATACGGTCCCGCGCGCCCGATGCCCCGGCGGTGGGTTTTACAGCACTGGCGCTGGGCAAACATGGCGCGCGGGAATTGAACTATTCCTCGGACATTGACCCAATCCTGATTTACGACCCGGCCACCCTGCCCCGCCGCGCCCGCGATGAGCCGGAGGAAGCCGCGCTCCACGTTGCGCGCACGGTTTTGCGGCTGGTGTCGCAGGCCGATGGCGAGGGCTATGTCTTTCGCGTCGATCTGCGCCTGCGCCCGGCCAGCGAGATCAGCCCGCTGGCCCTGCCCATCGAGGCGGCGCTGACGCACTATGAATCCAGCGCTCTGGCATGGGAGCGCGCCGCCTTTATCCGGGCGCGGGCGGCGGCGGGCGATGTGGCAATGGGGGAGCATTTCCTCCATGCGATCCGCCCCTTTGTCTGGCGCAAATCCCTGGATTTCGGCGCGATTGCCGAGATCGGACGACTGACCCGCCGCATCCGCGCCCATCATGGCAAGGTAGAGGCCATCGGCCCCGGCTTCGATGTCAAACGCGGGCGCGGCGGCATCCGCGAGGTCGAATTCTTTGCCCAGGTCCATCAGTTGATCCACGGCGGGCGCAAACCGGCGCTGCGCCTGCGCGGCACGCGGGCCACGCTCGATGCGCTGGCTGCCGAGGGTCTGATCGACCCCGCCGACGCGGTGATGCTGGGCGAGAGCTATGACCGTCTGCGCCAGATCGAGCATCGGCTTCAGCAAGTCTCCGACCTGCAAACCCACAAGCTGCCGCGCGACATGGAAGGCATCGACAATGTCGCCGCGCTCGACGGCCTGCCCAATGGGGCGGCGCTGATCGAGGAACTGGAGGCGATCACGTCCCGCGTGGGCGCGCGCTATGACCGCCTGATCGCGGCCAGCGCGGGCGAAGGCACCAGCGTTGCCGTGCCCAATCAGCATGATGGCGACGATCTGGCCGCCGAGCTGGAGCAACTGGGCTTTGCCAAACCGGCGGAATTGGCCGGGCGGATTCAGGGCTGGCGTTCGGGCGGGGTGCGATGCCTGCGTTCGGGCGCGGCGCTCGCAGCGCTCGATGCGGTGCAGCCTGCGCTGCTGGCCGCGCTGGCTGCTGCGCCCGAACCGGACCGCGCGATGATCCGTTGGGAACAGATGATCGCCCGCCTGCCCAGCGCGGTCAATCTGTTCCGCCTGCTGGAGGCCCGGCCCGGATTGCTGGAGGTGCTGGTGCGGGTGCTCTCGCTCGCCCCGCCTTTGGCCGATGCGCTGGCGCGGCGGGCGGATTTGCTTGATGCTCTCATTGACGCCAGCGCCTTCGCCCTGCCGGGCAGCGTGGAGGATCTGGCGCATGAATTCGGCGCGACCGAGGCGGGGGATGATTACCAGCGCCTGCTCGACCGGGTGCGGCGACAGGTGGGCGAAAAGCGCTTTGCCCTTGGCGTGCAATTGATCGAGGGGGCGCAGGACCCGCTCGACATTTCGGCGGGCCTGTGCCGGGTGGCGGAGGCGGCGATCAAGGTTCTGGCCCGCGCAACGATCGCCGAATTCGAGGCCACCCATGGCCGCATTCCGGGCGGCGAGTTGGTCATTCTGGGGCTGGGCCGTCTGGGCGGCGGGATGTTGACCCATGCCAGCGATCTCGATCTGGTGTACCTGTTCACCGGCGATTTTGCCGCCGAGAGCGATGGGCGCAGGCCGCTTGGCGCCACGCTCTATTTCAACCGTCTGGCCCAGCGGGTTTCCGCCGCGCTTTCGGTGCCGACGGCGGAGGGCGCGCTCTACGAGGTGGACACCCGCCTGCGCCCGCAAGGGACGCAAGGCCCGCTGGCGGTGGGGTTCGAGAGTTTTGCCCGCTATCAGCGCGAAGAGGCCTGGACCTGGGAGCATATGGCGCTGATCCGGGCGCGGGTGCTGTTTGGGTCGGAGGCGGCGCGGGCTGAACTGGGCGCGATCATCGGCGGTGTGCTGGGGGCCGAGCGGGACAAGGCCAAGGTCACCGTTGAGGTGCAGGAGATGCGCGACAAGATGGCCCAGCACAAGGCGCCCAAGGGCGTGCTGGACGTGAAATTGCTGCGCGGCGGGCTGGTCGATGCCGAATTCATCGCCCACGCGCTGCAATTGCGCGACCATGCGGGTGTGCGGCCCGATATGGCGGGCGCGCTGGGCGAGCTGGCGGGCGCAGGGTTGATCGCGGGCGATGTGCCGGGGGCGTTCGACCTGCTCTCGCGCGTGCTGGTGGCGGCGCGGTTGCTGGCCCCCGATGGGGCGATGCCGGACGCTGCCCCTTGTGCCAGTCTTGCCAAAACATGCGGCTTTGGCGATTGGAACGCCATGACCACGGCGATGGAGGGCGCCCGCGCCACCATCGCCCGCCAATGGACCGCCACATTCGGCCAGCAATTGGAGACGCAAGCATGA
- a CDS encoding agmatine deiminase family protein, with protein MTDKTPNWRFPPEWHPQDWLWIGFPHDGEEWPGFLEAAQEQMAAFANAVAESGQEVRLIVRNEANEARARALCSEKVVLERRVYGDVWLRDTGPLVVLDGKGGRAARRFGFNGWGGKYLMEGDQTIGAEIARDAGLAITTSDWIIEGGALDCDGTGLVATTEQVLLNPNRNPHLSRADQEMRLKRDLGFDRVLWLGDGLINDHTDGHVDNLARFVADNVLALPMATGVNDPNAAIYADAKARAEAAGVIVRNVLSPGRVERDGRIEPASYMNFAITTHLVVVPIYGTAHDADGVAAIAELFPDRQTVGIMADAILAGGGSFHCSSQQMPAIR; from the coding sequence ATGACTGACAAGACCCCCAACTGGCGCTTCCCCCCCGAATGGCATCCGCAGGACTGGCTGTGGATCGGTTTTCCCCATGACGGCGAGGAATGGCCCGGCTTTCTTGAGGCCGCGCAGGAACAGATGGCCGCCTTTGCCAATGCCGTGGCCGAGAGCGGGCAGGAGGTGCGCCTGATCGTGCGCAACGAGGCCAACGAGGCCCGCGCCCGCGCACTGTGCAGCGAAAAGGTGGTGCTGGAGCGGCGCGTCTATGGCGACGTGTGGTTGCGCGATACCGGGCCACTGGTGGTGCTGGACGGCAAAGGCGGGCGCGCGGCGCGGCGCTTTGGCTTTAACGGCTGGGGCGGCAAATATCTGATGGAGGGCGACCAGACCATCGGCGCGGAAATCGCCCGCGACGCCGGGCTGGCGATCACGACGAGCGACTGGATCATCGAGGGCGGGGCTCTGGATTGCGATGGCACCGGATTGGTGGCGACCACCGAGCAGGTGTTGCTCAACCCCAACCGCAACCCGCATCTGAGCCGCGCGGATCAGGAAATGCGGCTGAAGCGCGATCTCGGTTTCGACCGGGTGCTGTGGCTGGGCGACGGGTTGATCAACGACCACACCGATGGGCATGTCGACAATCTGGCCCGCTTTGTGGCCGACAATGTGCTGGCGCTGCCTATGGCCACGGGCGTGAATGATCCCAATGCGGCCATCTATGCCGATGCCAAGGCGCGGGCCGAGGCGGCGGGCGTGATCGTGCGCAATGTCCTTTCGCCGGGGCGGGTGGAGCGCGACGGGCGGATCGAGCCTGCCTCCTATATGAACTTTGCCATCACCACCCATCTGGTTGTCGTGCCGATCTATGGAACCGCGCATGACGCCGATGGCGTGGCCGCGATTGCCGAATTGTTCCCGGATCGCCAGACTGTTGGCATCATGGCCGATGCCATTCTGGCCGGGGGCGGGTCTTTCCATTGCTCCAGCCAGCAGATGCCGGCCATCCGCTGA
- the dcd gene encoding dCTP deaminase: protein MAILSDKWIREAAQTHGMIEPFLERQHREGVISYGLSSYGYDARVADEFKIFTNVDSAVVDPKDFAANSFVDRKTDVCVIPPNSFALARTVEYFRIPRDVLVICLGKSTYARCGIIVNVTPLEPGWEGHVTLEFSNTTPLPAKIYANEGACQFLFLKGNEPCEVSYADRAGKYMGQRGVTLPRL from the coding sequence ATGGCGATACTATCAGACAAATGGATCCGCGAAGCGGCGCAGACGCATGGGATGATCGAGCCGTTTCTGGAGCGGCAGCACCGCGAGGGCGTGATCTCTTACGGGCTTTCCTCATACGGCTATGACGCGCGCGTGGCCGATGAGTTCAAGATTTTCACCAATGTCGATTCGGCGGTGGTGGACCCCAAGGATTTTGCCGCGAACAGCTTTGTGGACCGCAAGACCGATGTCTGCGTGATTCCGCCCAATTCTTTCGCGCTGGCCCGCACGGTGGAATATTTCCGCATTCCGCGCGATGTGCTGGTGATCTGCCTTGGCAAGAGCACCTATGCGCGCTGCGGCATCATCGTCAATGTCACCCCGCTCGAGCCGGGCTGGGAGGGGCATGTGACGCTGGAATTCAGCAACACCACCCCGCTGCCTGCCAAGATTTACGCCAATGAGGGCGCGTGCCAGTTTCTGTTCCTCAAGGGCAATGAACCTTGCGAGGTGTCCTATGCCGACCGCGCAGGCAAATATATGGGCCAGCGCGGCGTGACGCTCCCCCGGCTTTAA
- a CDS encoding VOC family protein, translating into MFSHIFVGSTDLARSKTFYDALFAAVGGPEGVVDTAKNRLVYVHKGAAFIVAIPINGESACVANGGTIGFGLDNEAQVDAWHAAGIAHGGATCEDPPGLRKEANLYLAYLRDPDGHKLCALYRPA; encoded by the coding sequence ATGTTCAGCCATATCTTCGTCGGATCGACCGATCTGGCGCGTTCAAAGACCTTTTACGATGCGCTCTTTGCCGCGGTCGGCGGGCCGGAAGGCGTGGTCGACACGGCCAAGAACCGTCTGGTCTATGTCCACAAGGGCGCGGCCTTCATCGTTGCCATTCCGATCAATGGCGAATCGGCCTGTGTCGCCAATGGCGGGACCATCGGCTTTGGTCTCGACAATGAGGCGCAGGTCGACGCGTGGCATGCGGCAGGCATCGCCCATGGCGGCGCCACCTGCGAGGATCCTCCGGGCCTGCGCAAGGAAGCCAATCTTTATCTGGCCTATCTGCGCGATCCCGATGGGCACAAGCTGTGCGCGCTTTATCGCCCGGCCTGA
- the fdhD gene encoding formate dehydrogenase accessory sulfurtransferase FdhD — MIPAPEPLPFSLDSGGKVYGRDGSVAYAGRLWVPEAPVALEFNGLAYAVMMATPSDLMDYATGFAMAEGLISGAAQMGEIGVAHLDTGWIVRAQIDGLDAAKLSERVRARVAESSCGLCGMENLEVLARPLPQVLPHGAITPEAIFEAGEELREHQTLGRATSAAHAAAFCAPDGAIVACREDVGRHNAVDKLIGAMLRAGVPRAEGFLFSTARCSYEIVEKAVKAGVTTLVTISLPTSLAVERARAAGLSLWVLARHDSVICVTSR, encoded by the coding sequence ATGATCCCCGCGCCCGAACCCTTGCCCTTTTCGCTCGACAGCGGGGGGAAAGTGTACGGGCGCGACGGATCGGTGGCCTATGCCGGGCGCCTGTGGGTGCCCGAGGCGCCGGTGGCGCTGGAATTCAACGGCCTTGCCTATGCGGTGATGATGGCCACCCCGTCCGATCTGATGGATTATGCCACCGGCTTTGCCATGGCCGAGGGGCTGATTTCGGGCGCGGCCCAGATGGGCGAGATCGGCGTGGCCCATCTCGACACCGGCTGGATTGTGCGGGCACAGATCGACGGGCTGGACGCGGCCAAACTGTCCGAGCGGGTGCGGGCGCGGGTGGCGGAAAGCTCTTGCGGATTGTGCGGGATGGAAAATCTCGAAGTGCTGGCCCGGCCCTTGCCGCAGGTTTTGCCCCACGGTGCGATCACGCCCGAGGCGATTTTCGAGGCGGGCGAGGAATTGCGTGAGCATCAAACGCTGGGCCGGGCCACATCGGCCGCCCATGCCGCCGCCTTTTGCGCCCCCGATGGCGCGATTGTGGCCTGCCGCGAGGATGTCGGGCGGCATAATGCCGTGGACAAGCTGATCGGTGCCATGCTGAGGGCGGGCGTGCCGCGGGCCGAAGGTTTTCTGTTTTCCACCGCGCGCTGTTCGTATGAAATCGTCGAAAAGGCGGTCAAGGCCGGGGTCACGACTCTGGTGACGATCTCGCTGCCCACGTCCCTGGCGGTGGAGCGCGCGCGCGCGGCGGGGCTATCGCTGTGGGTTCTGGCGCGTCATGACAGTGTCATTTGCGTCACTTCGCGGTAG